A segment of the Streptomyces sp. NBC_01235 genome:
GTCCTCAGCATCGCCCGCGGCGGTGTCTTCGTCGCCGGCGGGCTCGCCTATGCCCTCGACTGCAAGAACCTTCACCTGGTGAACGTCGAGTTCTACACCGGGGTGGGGACCACCCTCGAGATGCCCGTCATGCTCGCGCCCGTCCCGAACGTCATCGACTTCTCGGACAAGAAGGTCCTCATCACCGACGATGTCGCCGACACGGGCAAGACGCTCAAGCTCGTCCGCGACTTCTGCCTGGACACCGTCGCCGAGGTGCGCAGCGCCGTCATCTACGAGAAGTCGCACTCGCTCGTGAAGTGCGAGTACGTGTGGAAGCGGACCGACGACTGGATCAACTTTCCGTGGAGTGTTCTGCCCGTCGTGCGTAAGGCGGGGGAGCCGATCACGCCGTCCCGGGAAGCCCGCTGACCATCCGATGACCGGCAGATGACCAGCCGGGCCGAGGCCTGTCCGGGAGCGGCGGTCGTCCTCGTCGCGGAGACGGCGCTCGTCGCTAGGGACCGCGCTTGTCGTCGTCCAGAGGGCGTCCGACGGCGGCCATCGTCAGCCGGTGCCCGCCGCGTCCCCTACGCACGCCTCACCGGCCTCACCGGCCACCACGCGGCGTGGTTCTCCACCTGTCCCAGCGGTACGGAGGCGCCTCGGGTGCGGATGCCGGCCCGGGCCTGGGCCCGGGCCGTCCGCATGGTCGGCGACGAACGTCAGAACGTCAGAACCTCAGAACGTTCCCAGCTTCACGATCGACAGCAGGGCGATCAGCTGGATCGACGACGCGCCCAGCGCCTTCGGCCACGGCAGGTCGTGCGAGCGGGTGACCATCAGGGTCAGGAGCGCGCCGGCCGCCACCCACGTCGCCCAGCCGAGCAGCTGGACGAACGACGCGTCGCCGCCGAAGAACATCGCGACGACCAGACGCGGGGCGTCCGTGAGGGACATGATCAGCATGGAGAGGCCGACCGTGGGCTGCCACGCGCCGTCGCCGCCGAGCTGGCGGGCCAGCGTGTGGGTGACCACGCCCAGCACGAAGGAGCTCAGCACCATCGCCACGGCCGTCGTCAGGACGATCGGGATCGCGTTGGAGAGCGTCGCGTTTATCGCGTCCGTGCGCGCGCCGTCGAAGCCGAAGACCGCGAGCAGGCCGT
Coding sequences within it:
- a CDS encoding phosphoribosyltransferase, encoding MGEVRENLTYEQFGTAVRELAQAVADDGYVPDIVLSIARGGVFVAGGLAYALDCKNLHLVNVEFYTGVGTTLEMPVMLAPVPNVIDFSDKKVLITDDVADTGKTLKLVRDFCLDTVAEVRSAVIYEKSHSLVKCEYVWKRTDDWINFPWSVLPVVRKAGEPITPSREAR